The window TTCATTTACATAAAATGATTCTTGTACATTCCTCGGCAGGCGTTTACACCTTATGCCTCACGGCACCTGCTGTCTTCGGCAGTTAATACTGAAATATTATAACATTATTTATAATCAATGTCAATCACAAAACAAAATTAGTTCATTAACTTTGCTACGTTCAGCTTTACACCAGGTCCCATGGTGGAAGCCAGTGTAACACTCTTTAAGTAAGCACCCTTAACTGTACTTGGTCTTGCTTTGATGATTGCATCAACAAGCGTCTGGAAGTTGTCCGCTAACTGTTCTTCTGCGAAAGAAGCTTTTCCAACTGGCACGTGGATAATATTTGTCTTATCAAGTCTGTACTCAACCTTACCAGCTTTGATATCGTTGATTGCTTTTGTTACATCCATAGTAACAGTACCAGCTTTTGGGTTTGGCATTAAGCCCTTTGGTCCCAGGACACGTCCCAGACGTCCAACAACACCCATCATATCTGGTGTAGCAACAACTACATCAAAATCCAGCCAGCCTTCGTTCTGGATCTTCGGAATCAGTTCCTCAGCTCCAACATAATCTGCGCCTGCAGCCTGTGCTTCATCAGCCTTCGGGCCTTTAGCGAAAACTAAAATACGAACAGTCTTACCTGTACCGTGGGGAAGTACAACCGCACCACGGATCTGCTGGTCAGCGTGACGTCCGTCACAACCGGTTCTGATATGAGCTTCAATGGTTTCATCAAATTTAGCACTTGCATTCTGCTTAACTAAAGAGATTGCTGCTGGTGCATCGTAGAGAACAGAACGATCTACTGTTTTAGCTGCCTCTGCGTATCTTTTTCCTCTTTTCATTCTAAATAACCTCCTAGTGGTATTGTCGGGGATTTTCCCTCCCACGTTCTTAAAACTACATCAACTGCAATATTATTAAGGAAGTCCGATTCGCCTGCCGGCTCACCGAACCGCTGATTTTCTAAATTTAGGCAGCGCTTCCGCCTGCTTTCTTTAAGAAAATTATGCCTCTACAACTGTGATACCCATACTTCTTGCGGTACCGGCAATCATGCTCATAGCTGATTCAACGGATGCTGCATTTAAGTCTGGCATCTTCAGCTCAGCGATTTTCTGTAATTCAGCCTTAGTAATTGTAGCAACCTTTGTCTTGTTCGGAACTGCAGATCCGGATTTGATCTTGCAGGCCTTCTTAAGTAATACAGCAGCCGGCGGAGTCTTGGTTATGAAGCTAAAGCTTCTGTCAGCGTAAACAGTGATAACAACTGGAATGATTAAATCTCCCTGGTCAGCTGTTCTTGCGTTAAATTCCTTTGTAAACTGTACGATGTTTACACCATGCTGTCCAAGTGCCGGACCTACAGGAGGAGCTGGTGTAGCCTTTCCTGCTGGAATCTGCAATTTGATATATCCCGTTACTTTCTTTGCCATAATTAGGCACCTCCTAAATAAATGTGGTATTGTCGGGGATTTCCCTCCCACGAGCCTATACACCGGTATAAGCCGCTTTTACTTGTTACATCTTTTTCACTTCGCTGAAATTTAATTCCACCGGAGTCTCCCGGCCGAACATCTCAACGCTCATGGTGATGGTTTTCTTACCTTCGTTGATGGACTTGATAGCACCAACGGTATCCTTCCATGCACCGGAAGTTACCACAACGGTATCTCCCTCTTCAAAGCCAACGATGATCTCTTCGTTCTTGAACCCAAGTTTCTCCATCTCTTCTTCTGTCAGAGGAACTGGTTTTGATCCAGGACCTACAAAGCCTGTCACTCCACGGGTGTTACGTACCACATACCATGTGTCGTCATTCATGACCATGTGAATCAGTACGTAGCCGGGAAACATCTTTTTATCGGCCTTCTTCTCAACGCCATTTTTCAGTTCAATGACGGATTCTAACGGAACCGATACTTCCAGAATCTGATCCTGCAAGTTTCTGTTTTCGATTGTTTTC of the Lacrimispora indolis DSM 755 genome contains:
- the nusG gene encoding transcription termination/antitermination protein NusG is translated as MSEANWYVVHTYSGYENKVKVDIEKTIENRNLQDQILEVSVPLESVIELKNGVEKKADKKMFPGYVLIHMVMNDDTWYVVRNTRGVTGFVGPGSKPVPLTEEEMEKLGFKNEEIIVGFEEGDTVVVTSGAWKDTVGAIKSINEGKKTITMSVEMFGRETPVELNFSEVKKM
- the rplA gene encoding 50S ribosomal protein L1, encoding MKRGKRYAEAAKTVDRSVLYDAPAAISLVKQNASAKFDETIEAHIRTGCDGRHADQQIRGAVVLPHGTGKTVRILVFAKGPKADEAQAAGADYVGAEELIPKIQNEGWLDFDVVVATPDMMGVVGRLGRVLGPKGLMPNPKAGTVTMDVTKAINDIKAGKVEYRLDKTNIIHVPVGKASFAEEQLADNFQTLVDAIIKARPSTVKGAYLKSVTLASTMGPGVKLNVAKLMN
- the rplK gene encoding 50S ribosomal protein L11 — protein: MAKKVTGYIKLQIPAGKATPAPPVGPALGQHGVNIVQFTKEFNARTADQGDLIIPVVITVYADRSFSFITKTPPAAVLLKKACKIKSGSAVPNKTKVATITKAELQKIAELKMPDLNAASVESAMSMIAGTARSMGITVVEA